The Fulvia fulva chromosome 1, complete sequence region CATGTTGGCGGGTGCTGATGGAGGGAGCGGTGAGGTAGGAAGGTGTCGTTTACGGGCAGAGACCAGCTCATGCCATGTTCGGTGTCGTGATGCTTGCTATCGTCACCGGAGATAACGTGTGAAGACAAACGAGGCGCTGGTGGTTGCACGAATGCACGTGTTGTCAAGGTTGTCCATGGATGAGATCCGAATCTCGGCTCTCGACCTGGCACCCGATCCCAGTACATGCACTAGAACTACAAATCAACGACAACAACCACCCCCGGGCTTGCGCTCAGAGCTATTGCCCGCAACAAGGCTTGTCGCAGCTGCCAGCGACGTGCCTGGTGGCTTCACGGGACGTTACTCCTGCACGACACCGTTCTCGTGACTTGCAGCTCGCCGAAGTGTACTGTACGCCCGGACGACTGCGCTTCGGCTCTTCACGCATCCTCCCTCCAACCAACATCTCCCGACTTCGTGTGCCCGACTGTCAATCGTGCAGCTAACGAGCTCTATCTCACGTCGCCGTCGCGGCCCGGAACCGCATCACGTCGTCGCTACCATAGCGAAAACAGCCTAAGCTGCATCTCCCCTCCTAGCTCTCTCTCCACTCCACTTCCTGCCTGACCGGATCAGCGGTAAAGGTGTTCTGACGGAAGACTACAGCGAGTAGGGCCGGGCAAAAGATGAGCAGTCCTCCCTCGGCCGGCGTCATGGGCCCGCCATCCGCTGCAACAGGTAGAAATGCCCCGGCTCCTGCCAGCGCTGGGCATCCCCAGTCACAGGGCCTGAAGCGCACTGCACAGGCAGCGTTTGAAGGTGAGCACATTCCCCGAAAGCAGTCTCACTCTTGCCACCATCGTATCGTATAATAAGCGGCAGCTTGTTCTGACAACCATCGAGGCATGTCACAATGGCAGGAGCTGCTGTCCTCACCTTATCGCCTCCTGCTAGTCCGAGATCTGGTCGAGATTCGCCCTTGCAACCTACATGATACTTTATATGCACTTCCGATCTCCTGGAACCAAGCTTATATATGTTGAGCAGAGGCGCCAGAGACTCCTCCATTAGTGAGGATGAACGCCACACCATATGCACCACAACGGCATATTAACGACAACTATGATATCGTCGGCTTCATCAGCAGCGGTACCTATGGCCGTGTCTACAAGGCCACGTCCAAGCGTGGAGCTCCAGCATCATCAACAGCTCAGGTCCAACATCCAGATGGTAGAACCATCGAGGCCTTTGCCATCAAGAAGTTCAAGCCCGACAAGGAGGGCGAGTTGCAATACACTGGTATCTCACAGTCTGCGATACGAGAAATGGCACTATGCACCGAGTTGAGCCACCCAGCACTAATCCACCTCGTCGAAATCATCCTCGAGTCAAAATGCATCTTCATGGTCTTCGAATACGCCGAGCACGATCTACTTCAAATCATCCACCACCACAGCCTCCTACCACGCACCCCCATCCCAGCGTCAACACTCCGGTCCTGCATGTATCAGATATTCTCCGGCCTGCTCTACCTCCACCAAAACTGGGTAATCCACCGCGACCTCAAACCCGCCAACATCATGGTAACCTCCAGCGGCGCCATCAAAATCGGCGACCTCGGCCTCGCTCGACTCTTCTACAAACCCCTCCATGCCCTCTTCTCCGGCGACAAAGTCGTCGTAACAATCTGGTACCGTGCCCCCGAACTCCTCCTAGGAAGCCGCCACTACACCCCCGCCATCGACCTCTGGGCCGTCGGCTGCATCTTCGCCGAACTGCTCTCTCTACGCCCCATCTTTAAAGGAGAGGAAGCCAAGCAAGACAGCAAGAAAGCCGTCCCCTTCCAACGCAACCAAATGGGTAGAATCGGCGAaatcctcggcctccccaAGAAAGCAGACTGGCCCTTACTTCCCGCAATGCCAGAGTACCCCAACCTCCAAACCGTAAACATGCACAACCCCGGCGTCAACCGGCCCCTAAGCCTCGAAAAATGGTACCGCAACACAATCCAAAATAACAACTACGGCGGCCCCACCTCCCCACCTCCCGACGACAGCGCTCTCGATCTCCTCAAGAGGTTGCTGGAATACGACCCGCTGAAACGCCTCACGGCAGAAAAAGCACTAGAGCATCCTTACTTCGTCGGCAACGATGGGAAGGGGAGACCCCCGAGTTGGAATTGTTTTGAGGGACTGGAGGCGAAGTATCCAGCGAGGAAGGTTAGTACGGAAGCGCATGAGATTAGTACGGGGAGTTTACCGGGGACGAAGAGGAGTGGGTTGCCTGATGATTCACTGCTACGGCCGCCGGGGAAGAAGATGAGGGGCGATGGATGAAGGGGAGGAGTTTGCCGTGGTCTTTTGCTACATCGAGATGTTCTTGGCACTGGACGTATGCATGAGCCCAGCTGCTGGCAGAGTGGTTGGTATAGAGTCGAAGGGCCTGGTCGGGGCCCGCAGAATGACGCTTTTGATGCCTTCCATAAGGGCAGGGCATTAGCACCCTCGGGGCCAGGCAGGACCACATGCTCCGGGACTGCAAACGTCGAGCTATCCAACTCGATGAGACCCAAGACGACAACATCCTCGACATCACAGCCGAATGCGTGGGGTCTCCTCAATCACCACACCAGCAGGACTCTGAAACATCAATCTATGGAAGCTGATCAGAAAGGACACATCCTTACCCTCCATCACTGCAGAAACGTAAAGTGGGGGCACTCTGAACATTCTAACAAGAAGAATCATACAGAACATACTACTCTACAAAACAAGTAGTTGGAAAATCTCATACACCCCGATGCGAAGCTGCAAGTTACACTTTGTTCTAGCTCATTTCATATGTGGTGGCTGCGTCTATTCGACCAACAGTCCATGACCAAACGCCAGCAAATGCTCAGCCAAGCCATCATAACTGCCAAATGATATATCCGGCGCAGTTTCTTCTGTCTCCTCGAAATGTCATACTGTCACTCGTCTCGGTGCCACTGTCTTAGACGAGTGCCATACCGAACAGAGTGAACAGCATAACGAAACCGCTGCACACAAATGGCGCGTATCCGATCTCGCCCATTGCAATGGCGTTCGCTGCACTGCTAGAGCTAGCGTGGCCAGAGGCAACAGCAGAGACACTGCCAGATCCCGGTGCAGCGGTTCCAGTGGACTCACCACCGGCATTCTGGCTACCAGTCCCGGAGAGACCAGGGCCTTTTCCAGCACCATTCTTCATGTATTTCTCGGCACCCTCTGGGATGGCTGGAAGATCCTGGCCGGTGAAGTCCTTAACCTCCCAGGTGCTGGACTCAGTTGGGCACTGGCTTGGTGTGCCGTCGCTCTTGTAGCCTCCGTCGCCCTGTGGTGGTGGGGTCTTTGAGAGGGCGGACATGAGGGCGGTGAAGTCGGATTTTGGGGTGATGGTGTTGCCGCTGATAGTGACGAGACCGTAGCCGGAGCCTTCCTCGGAGTATTCGTAGACGAGACCGCCGGAGTAGACTGGAGTCATGTCGGTGCCGTAGAGAGCGGCGACTTCGCCGAAGTTACGCTTGTTGGTGACGCAGCCGTACTCAGAGAGGCTGTGACCAGGTCAATGAAAAGCATTGAAGAGAAGATCATGGCAACTTACAAGAGAGGAATGCTGTAGTCGCCGTACTGCTTGACCTTCTGATCCCAACCGGAAGTCTGGTAAGACGATGGGTCACACCAAGAGTAGTCGTTGAAAGCGTAGAAGTCGCTGCGCTGGTCATCGGTACCGCAGTTCATGTACTCAGCCATCTCGAAGCGGTTGCTCTCAACATCGGCAGCAGAGTAGCCAACAGGAATCGAACGGTATCCCATGCTTCCAATGTACTGTTTCATATCGCGGGTGACAGCCTTGATATAAGGAGCGCAGTTGGTGTTGTTGTCAGCATTAATGACCTCATTACCAGAGAAGAACAGAAGCGTGTTGTCGTACTTCGCGAAAGCATCGATGGTCGCAAAGATGCTCTGGAGGTACACATCGTTGTACGACGCAGCTGGGTCGGCGCGGTTGATGGAGTATTTGGGGGTGTTGACGTCGAGCGCGAGGTAGATGCCAGCATCTGCCAGGGCGGCCATGCACTCGTCGTGGTTTGCGGTGTTGTCGACAGTGTAGACGCGGATCGTGTTGATGCCCAACTTCTTGAACTGCTCAATGTCGCGCTTGCAGACGTCGACATCAGCGATGGAGTCGGTGGCCTTGGAGGAGCCGCCGGGTTGGTAGTCGATACCGCGGATGTAGAAGCGATCCtcgccggcgaagaaagctgGGGAATGGCATGTCAGTCTTGTGTTACGCGGGATGCGCGTGTCGGAGAAACGTACCGTTGCCCTTGACGGTCACGGCTGGGAGACTGCCAGAGCTGGAGCTGGAAGCAGCGGCCTTTGCAGGCGTGGCCACAGCGTGAGTCAAAGCGGCCGAAGCCACGTTGAGAGCAATTGCACCCTTCATgatgtgtgtgtgtgtgtgtttGTGGTTATTAATCGATTCGGTTTGATCACAGCAAGGCAATCGCGTGGCGCTCTCGCGTGTCGGGTCCGGTTGAAGAAATGGGAGCTGGTGTGGAAGGAGAAGCGACTGTGAGAAGGAGTCTCAAAACGAATGAGAGACTGATTCGATTAGTATGAGGATGGTCGAACAACGACTGGGCAAGAAGAAGGTGTGTGTGATGGCAGAAGGAGGCAAGAGAGAGGCCAAgttcgaggttgagagaTGTCGAAAGGACGACCCTCGTTCCTGCTTCACTCTCGCCTTCACTTGCTGCAGGTGCGTTACTGGTGGCCACTCGCTGGGTCTGCCTCCCCTCAGAGAAGGAGCCAAGCCCAATGCAATCGCTTGTTCGCCGCGAAGCTCTCAGCCGTTGAAGCCAATATCATATCGCTCCAATCATCTTCTTTCGCCCTTGCGACCAAGCAGCCTCTGCCGCTGCTTCACTAAACCTTGGGAATCTTACAGTACTGGCAATCCTTGTCCATGTCTCCATTTGATGTCGATCATGAAACGGATGTTGTGTTTCAGAGTCAACAATACTACTGTAGCGATCAAGCAGAACAGCAGCAGCCTCCTTCGCCACGTCAACTGTTGTTGAATAGGCACGGCAAGTCCTCGGTCCACCCCGGCCCTCCTCCTTCACCACCGGCATTACGAGATTGCGGTAGAACTTATTTGTGGACCAAATCTGGACCTCGTGAATTGTGGAGGTGGAGGCTGTGCTGTGCTAACAAGAGCCTTTCAACGATCACTCCATACGACCACGAACATGATGACTATCGCAATAGCTTCAACATACACACGCGTCAGCAAGGAATGCAACGTGCTGTACGAACATGGTCTTGGCTGGTCTCTCAAGCAATGTGGCACTTCCCGCTTCACGACATTTCCTACCTTAGGCGTCTGAAGACTTCACGAATGTAGTCCGCAGTGAGAGAATTGGCACAAACATTGGACACGAATTCCAAGATCGGTAAAAGTTGTGTTCATAAAAGGCGTAGCCAATCCTGCACCCCATGCCCACATGCCTCATAACAATGATGACCCATCCCAGATCATCAACATGATTTCGCAACGCCATTGTCCCACAACCATAACCCCCCTTCCACCCTCAAAGGCATGGATAATGTCCCAACCGCGCGCCTTACATAGCCGTCTTAGAAACTCCCACCAATATACTCCACCTATACCCAGAAACCCATCCTCCATCCGTCAGAGTGCCGTAACCCATCGTATGGTTCCAGCGAATGCATAAACGCTCGTCAAAGTCTCAACCTCTCTGTTCTTCTTATCCGCCCAAGTGTTAAATAGTGTCTGTCATACCGTCAAGAAGCTGTTGCGTGGGCAAATGTCTTTCTGTCTGGTGATATTGTGCTCTCATGAGATGGTCGATGTGCTGGCTTGTCGATGCTTTGACTTCCAGAACATCAACTTCTTCAGTCGGTGCTCTTTCTTTTTCGGCTCCTTGCTCGACAGATCGGTGGCCGCGGTCTGCGGACGTTCAGATACTCCAGTGCCAGGTCGAGGTCCAAAAGGTGATCCCACCAGCTGGGAGAGGCTTGCAATACTGGCACGTTTGCGCCAGCGATCGTGGTGCGCTGTCGAGTCCAAGGTGCCAGAAGCGACAGACGGCGTTCGAAGGCCGCTGATGTCTCGGCGGGATGAGTTCGCGTGAGATGTGCTTAGCATCGTCGAACGGCTGCTAGTCAGGGAGGGAATGTCGTCGACAGAGATTCGGACATCGGGTGTGGGCTCGCCTGTCGTACACGAGCTCATAGTGCGGTTGCCGGTCATTGATGATGCGGATGTGCCGACTCTCGAGGTGTCGAATGAAGTTTGGCGTCGGGTAAAGTCAGGTGTAGAGAACGCCGAAGTTTGGTAGCTCTCTGGCGTGGTCAACGACTGCTGGCCGTCAGGCAGGGTTAGCATGCCTGGTTGACCACCTACAATCGTAGGGGTCTCGCTGCTGTCCGATGACTTTGTCAAGGAGTGGGCTCGTGGTTCCTCGTGGAACTCGACGATCGCAGGCTCCACCGGGCTCGACTCCTCAATGATGGTATCTTCGATGACAGAGGACGCTCGGCGATTCAGCACCGGCATGCCAAGAGATGAGCTCATGTGGCTGAATGCTGTCGCTGGTCGTTCAGACTCCCACTCTGCATGCCGGATTCGCAGCCCATCATCGAGGCTCAAGCTTGGAGTTGAGCTGTTCGCGCTGACGTCTGAGTCGACGATTTGCACACCCATTCGAGACTCCTCGTCTTGAGTAGATGATGTGCTGCCAGGTCTTGCAGGCTCaccttcctcctcttcctcctCCTCGAACACGTCTGCCATGCCGGGCTGCGGCGGTGTGCCGATCCTAGTCTGGTCCCACGGCGTAAGCATTGGAGCGCTCTCTGCCCTGCGATGACTAGGCGTGGGCTGATAGTGTCCACCTGGTCCAAAGAAGTCTCTGGCACCACGGCTGCTGTGCAATTCTCTTCGTGATTTGTGGGCGCCAAAGGGAGGTGTCTTGAAAGGTCCAAGTGCTGCATCCAAGTCGAGCATCCCACCCGAGTCGTCAGATTCGGGTAAGTTGGAGTACGTGTGACTAGCAAACACGGGCGGTTCGATCTCCACGCGCTGAGAGTGCGCGCTGACAGGATCAGCGTCCATGCTGAATACAGCGTCAAGATCAGTCTCGGCCTCTGCAGATTCTGGTTCGATGACTGGGCTGGCATCGGCATGCGGGTATTGATATGAAGGCGCGAGATACTCGAAATGTCGTCTCCCAGACTCTTTACCTCGCCGTGAGATCTTCGACACCGCCCAGTCCTTGAGTCTCCTCGAAGATGACCGCTGCTCGGTGTTGTAATGCCCGCTTTGATCCACTGCGGTGTGCGGGACCGGATCCTGAAGGGAGATCGTCGAGAATCGAGATGGTTCGTCCGCGTGCATCCCCATCGCTGGCTCGCTACGCCGGCGATCGAACCCGAGAGCATAGCTCAGGGACTTGTGCTTACCATGTACGCCTCGTCCTTTGCCAACATGTGCTTCCGTTGCGAATGTCAGCTTGTTGGGCATCGCGCTAGGCTGTGATATGGGCCGCCGTAGGTTCTCGTGCGAGTTTCCATGCTTCAGCCATTGACCTTCTCTTTCTACACGTCTGCTGAGTCCAATTGGTGACTTGGTCTGAGACCTTGGCTCGTTCTCCAGTGTTGTGCTCAACGAAGGTGTTCGTGCGCGCGAAGACGGCGGACTTGGGCTGCTCAAACTCAACACGGAAGATATGCTGTTGTTCACGGAGTGGCCTCGGACAGTGGACATCGAGCTTTCGGTCTCGGATGAGATGGTAGACAACGGCCTGGGAATGTATTCAACGTTTTCGGAGAACTCGACGCGTGGCCGGGATGGAGGTCTGGCGGGTGAAGAATCGAGAGGAGGTCCAAACGGGTCATTCGATGCGGAGGTTGAGCCTGGTGGACCATCGAGGGGAGTATTTGGGAGACTGCTGCTCAAACGTGGTTGTGTTTCTGCTGTAGTCATCACTGCACTCCAGTCACTACTCGATAAAGTGACTCTTGATGCTCTGCTCTTATGGCCGGAAGGCCGTCCTGGTACTGCAAGAGGCGCAGACTTGGTCGGACTTGCACTGATGGCACCCGACATTCCTACACCATGACCTCCGACAAGCTCGCTTGTGTTCCTCTTGTGGGCACTCCTCGCGGGTGAGGTTTGAGTAGACTCCGCCTGGTCCGCGGTCAAGCCGGTGGTGTCACTCGCGTTGAACGTGAAACTAGGCAGCATCGAAGCTCCTCGACGATGCGATGTCTCGCTAGGCTGAGGTTTCAGGCTGTCCATGTGTACCGACATTGGTCTTCGGTGGGCGCGGCTGTTTCGAGACAGTTGTGGCATCGAATCGGCAGGCGGTATCCTTGGGAATGAGAAGTCTGGATTCGGAAGCATTTCGATCTTTGGGCCCGCCGCAGCTAAAGGTATGTTGGAAGACATGGCTCGGAGGTTGTCGGTATAGTTGCTATGGCCAGGAAGCATAATCTCGGTCATGATGTAGAAACAGAAGAGTCGTTGCGGGTGAGCAGGCTAGAAGTGATGCTGAGTGCCCAGCTCGCGCGAGTCGAGCATCGAAGAAGCGTCAAGGACGGCGCGCCAGAGTCGTTCGCAGTAGTAGGCGGCGTGGAGTGGTGTATATGATGGGTGCGAGTCAAGGCGGTTGCCGGTGATGTGGCTCGTTTCAAGGATGTCAATGGGGTGTAGAACTATCTGTTGGTATACTGTCAGCACGTATCCTCGCAGCGCTCGTAGCGCTTGAGATACGCCGCTCAATGCAAGACGCAAGGCTGGCCATACATATCGGAGGCCAGCTCGCAGAGCGTGAGGCACAGCAAGGTCGCCGAATCTTCTGAAAGCAAGAATAAACAATGCGAAATGAGTGGACGCAGCAACCAGCAGCAACAACAGAAGTCGTTGCGGCGTTGTGCCTGATCAATGGGTGCGCGAGGCAGCGATTGTCAGTGGAGAGGGTGTGGTGTGTCGGTGGGTGGAGGAGTTCGCAGCAGTGAGAAGAGGTGGTGAGAGAGGGCTCGGATTGGTCTTTGCGCGCCAATGCCGCTAGCGAAGTTAAACAAGGATTGGCAGATGGCGTCGCGCAGTTCCATGCCGGTCGTTGTCTGCACTATTCTGCGACTGCAACTCGCACAGCAGGTCGTGCTCCACGACCGCTCGCCGCCAGTGTGACCACATGTATGAGCGCTGCTTATCACCACTGCCATATGATCGTCATTGATGAGGCATGGAGCGCTCGGCG contains the following coding sequences:
- a CDS encoding Serine/threonine-protein kinase SSN3, translating into MSSPPSAGVMGPPSAATGRNAPAPASAGHPQSQGLKRTAQAAFEAEAPETPPLVRMNATPYAPQRHINDNYDIVGFISSGTYGRVYKATSKRGAPASSTAQVQHPDGRTIEAFAIKKFKPDKEGELQYTGISQSAIREMALCTELSHPALIHLVEIILESKCIFMVFEYAEHDLLQIIHHHSLLPRTPIPASTLRSCMYQIFSGLLYLHQNWVIHRDLKPANIMVTSSGAIKIGDLGLARLFYKPLHALFSGDKVVVTIWYRAPELLLGSRHYTPAIDLWAVGCIFAELLSLRPIFKGEEAKQDSKKAVPFQRNQMGRIGEILGLPKKADWPLLPAMPEYPNLQTVNMHNPGVNRPLSLEKWYRNTIQNNNYGGPTSPPPDDSALDLLKRLLEYDPLKRLTAEKALEHPYFVGNDGKGRPPSWNCFEGLEAKYPARKVSTEAHEISTGSLPGTKRSGLPDDSLLRPPGKKMRGDG
- a CDS encoding 1,3-beta-glucanosyltransferase gel1 encodes the protein MKGAIALNVASAALTHAVATPAKAAASSSSSGSLPAVTVKGNAFFAGEDRFYIRGIDYQPGGSSKATDSIADVDVCKRDIEQFKKLGINTIRVYTVDNTANHDECMAALADAGIYLALDVNTPKYSINRADPAASYNDVYLQSIFATIDAFAKYDNTLLFFSGNEVINADNNTNCAPYIKAVTRDMKQYIGSMGYRSIPVGYSAADVESNRFEMAEYMNCGTDDQRSDFYAFNDYSWCDPSSYQTSGWDQKVKQYGDYSIPLFLSEYGCVTNKRNFGEVAALYGTDMTPVYSGGLVYEYSEEGSGYGLVTISGNTITPKSDFTALMSALSKTPPPQGDGGYKSDGTPSQCPTESSTWEVKDFTGQDLPAIPEGAEKYMKNGAGKGPGLSGTGSQNAGGESTGTAAPGSGSVSAVASGHASSSSAANAIAMGEIGYAPFVCSGFVMLFTLFGMALV